TATGGTCCGGGAGCGGGAGCTGGACCAGGATGCCGTGGATCGACGGATCGGCGTTCAGCCCTTCGACAACGCCCAGCAACTCGTCTTCGGAGGTGTCCGCGTCTAACGTGATCTGCTGGGAATGGATTCCCATCGCAGCGGCGGCCTTGTTCTTCATGCCCACGTACATCTGGGAGGCCGGGTCGGCGCCAACCAGCACCGTCGCGAGTCCAGGCACGATGCCTGACCCGACGGTCAGTGAGGAGACTTCGTCTTTCAGCTCCCCGCGGATCTCGTTGGAGATATCGCGGCCAGAGATGATCTGTGTGCTCATCGGTCCCCCGGAATTGGGATGCTTTCTACGCTCGACTAGGATCGTGCCGAGGCTGGGAAATCCGGCCAAGGCGACCCCGAAACGGAGAATCTAACAGAGTACTAAGAGGTGCCTAGATGTGGGAAAATCCAACTATCGAGCGAAGTCCACTGTCCTCGTCTCCCTCACGACGACAACCTTGATCTGCCCCGGATACTGAAGCTCTGCCTCGATGCGCCGCGCGACAGTATCGGAAATCTGAGCCATCTCTCCGTCCGTGACCTTTTCTGGCTCCACCATCACCCGGAGCTCGCGGCCTGCCTGGATCGCAAAACAGCGAGCGACTCCCTCCTGCTCCATGGCCAGTTCTTCGAGCCGCTCCAGTCGCTTCACATACCCATCGAACATCTCACGGCGGGCACCTGGCCGAGATCCGCTGATGGCATCGCCCGCTGTGACCAGGAAGGTCTCGGCGAAGAAGTGCGGCTCTGCGTCGTGATGCGCCTTGATGGCGTTGAGCACGAGCGGGGTCTCGTCGTGCTTCTTGCACAGACGATAGCCGAGCTCGACGTGGGTCCCCTCGTGTTCGTGTGTCATCCCCTTACCGACGTCGTGCATAATCGCCGCTCGCTTGGTCCCCTGAACGTCGAGTCCCATTTCGGCTGCCATCGAGCCAGCCAGGAGCGCCACCTCTCGGGAGTGCTGCAGCTGATTCTGACCGTATGAGGTACGATACTTCAGCCGGCCGAGCGTGCGCACGATCTCCGGATGGATGTTGTGAAGCCCGAGTTCATAGAGGACCTCCTCCGCGGCCTCGACCATTCCCTTCTCGACCTCTTCCCCGGCCTTCTCCACGATCTCTTCGATTCGTCCAGGGTGAATCCGGCCGTCTTCCACAAGCTTCTCAAGAGCGATGCGGGCGGTCTCGCGTCGAACGGGGTCGAACGCGCTTAGCACAACGGCTTCCGGCGTATCATCGATGATGACATCGACTCCAGTGGCCTGCTCGAAAGAGCGGATATTGCGCCCCTCTCGGCCGATGATGCGACCTTTCATGTCATCCGAGGGCAACTGAACCACGGAGACGGTCGTCTCAGCCGTCAGATCAGCGGCCATTCGCTGAATCGCGAGAGCAACAATCTTGCTGCCCTCCTTCTCGGCCTCGCGCTGTGCCTGCTCCTTGATTTCACGAAGAGAATTGGCGGCCTCAGCCCGCGCGATGTCCTCGAGGTCCGCCATGAGCTCCGTCTTGGCCTCTTCCTGACTCATGCCCGCGAGTTTTTCGAGCCGACCCCTGGCTTGGGCACTTTGGGTTGCGACTTCTTTCGCTTCACTCTCCAGACCCTGCTCGCGCGTGTGCAGCGACGCCGTCCGGGCGTCCTGCTCCAGCTCACGAGAATTCAGGCGATCGGCTTGTCGATCAAAGGCGTCCGAGCGTTCCTCTGCCCGGCGTTCGGCCCGTTCGACCTCTTCCCTGCGACGGTTCTCCTCGATTTTCCACGATTCACGGAAGCGAAAACCATCTTCTCGCCCCGCGATTTCACCAGCTTTCCGGGCATTCTCTGCTTCGCTTTCAGCCCGCTTGAGGATGCGAGAGGCTTCGTCCTGTCCTGCCTGCTTTTCCAGCTCCTGCCGTGTTCTTTCACGATTCCGTGAGACAATAAAACCGAGCAGTGCTCCGAGAACGAGTCCGACCGCCGCCGCCACCATAGTAGGCGGGGTGATCATATATGTAACTCCAAAATCGACCGGGTATGGCCGAGGTGAGCGTAGATTTCAATTTGAGGATAGGGTACGGGTAAACCCGCACGCAAGCCGACGTCAGGACGGAATCGACCGCTCCACCTGCTCGGCAAGCGCGTCAACCTGACGTGCGAGGTCGGCTCGCAGCTTTTCGAGGTCATCCCTCGCCTGGAAGCATTCGTCCGCAATAGACAACGCCGCCAGGATCGCCGCCTTGTGCCCCTCGATCAGGCCCGCCGCCATTCGAATCTCGTGAATCCGGTCATCGACCATCGTGGCACACCTTCGGGTGTACTCTGGCTCGGCGCTCGCACGAATGGTGTGTTCTTCCCCGGCGATACGCACGGTGACCGACGTCTTCGGGCTCATCCTTGGTTCTCCAGGAACTTGATACGCGCGATCATTCGATCGACGCCGGCCCGGGCCGCCTCGAGGCGACCCCTCAGCTCGACGTTCTCGGTTTCGAGGCCCTTCAGACGGTTCATGAGTTCACCCGCCTCAGCCTCGTTACCGGTAAACCTGCGCACCAGCTCCGCCAGTTCCACGGTCTTGGCTTCGGCCGCCTTGGTGCGCTGCCGAGCCTCAGAGAGCTTGTCGAAGAGCTGACCCACGGCCCCTTCGAGTCTCTTGAACGCGGCCTTGTCGGCGGCCACTCCGTTATCCTCGGGCTCTGACACCGAGATCCTCCTCGAGGCGTTTGAGAACGGCCTTCACGCTCTTGTCGACGTCCTTGTCCTTCAGGGTTCGTTTTGGAGAGCGGAAGCGCAAGCGGAATGCTACGGAGCGGACACCGGCCTGCACGCCCTCCCCGGTGTAAACGTCGAACAGATCTACTGCCTCGAGATCCTTGCCCCCGACCTCTTTGATCCGTGCGGTGACATCGCCTGCAGCCAGAGTCTGCGGCACCAGCAGCGCGAGATCGCGCTCAGAAGCCGGGAACTGGGGCAGAGGCACGTCCGTGGGAGCGTTCGCCGGAGCGGGCTCCGCGGGAAGCACGATTTCGAGCCCCCACACTTCGCCGGCCCAAACGGGAAGATCCACGGCACCTGCCAGAACCCTTCCGCCATGCCCGACCACCTGACCTCCCCCTGTGCGCACCACCAACGTCTGTGCTCCGTCGAGCTGCGGTGGAGCCACCATTGCCGTGGGGCCCGGTGCTTGAAGGGTCGAGGCGGGGGCGACCTCAGGCCCCTCCTGGTAGGCGATCGCTGCCGTGTCCTCGACCAGCACCTTGAGGTCCCAGATCGCGAGCGGTTCGTCTTCTCGTGACCAGTGGGACGGTTCCCGGAGTCCGGTCAGCACCGCAGCGATGTGAGTCGCTTCCCCAGGTGGGTTCCCCTTCCCGGCGCTGCGAAATGTCGTCCCGATCTCGAAGAGCCGAACGTCCCGATTCCCGTGCGCAAGGTTGTATTCGAGGCGTCGCAGCAGCGCGGGAAGCATTCTGGAGCGCATGAAGGGCTCCGTGGTGGCCAAGGGGTTCGCAACCTCGACATCACCCTCTCCCGGCGGTGCAAACGCGGGCGTGTGCGCCTCGAAGAGGCCGGCCGCCGCGAGCGAAGCGCGAAGCTGGTCTTCCAGGAGAAACAAGGGATGGTCGGGGACGTTCCCTGGCCTCTGTGGACCGAGTGTCTCCGGAAAGCGATCGAACCCGTGCGTTCGGGCAACCTCTTCGATGAGGTCGACCTCCCTGGTCACGTCGTAGCTACGGAATCCGGGCACGCGCACGTGCAGAACGCCATCGAGTTCTCCTTCGACCACGAATCCCAGCGGCTCGATGAGTTCGCGCACATACGCACTCTCGAACGGAATACCAAGCAGGTGCTGGATCCGAGAGAGCCGCAGGTCGACGAGTTGGGTCTCAAAGGGGCTCGGACAACAATCGAGAATCGGCCCGTCCACTTCCCCACCAGCCGTCGCGAGCACGACTGCGATACAACGCTCCATCGCCTTCCGCATCCCGTCCGGATCGACGCCACGCTCGTATCGATACGAAGCATCCGTCGACATGACGAGCGCCTTTCGCGTTTTCCGGATGGATTTGGGGTCGAAGAGCGCACATTCGAGCAGCAAATCGGTGGTTTCATCCTCCACTTCGGAGTTCTGTCCGCCCATCACGCCTCCGATTGCGACCGGCTGCTCAGCATCGCAGATCAGCAGCATATCGGACGTGAGCGTCCGCGACTCACCGTCGAGAGTGGTGAGTGCCGCCTCCGAGGCGGAAGCCCGGCGCACGTTGATGGCAGATCCACCCAGGCGATTCATGTCGAATGCGTGCATCGGCTGCCCGAGTTCGAGCAGGACGTAGTTCGTGGCGTCGACCACATTGTTGATCGGACGGGCACCCGCGCCCCGCAGACGCTCCTGTAACCACGCCGGCGACGAACCGATCTTCACCCCGCGAATAACAGCACCGAGATACCGAGAGCAAAGGTCCGGGTCCTCGATTCGGATCGTGACGCCCGACCCTGTGACCTCGGCTGGATCACTCAAGTAGGCGAATTCGGATTCGTCCGCACCAGGCACGTCCACGAGTCGAACCTCGCCCGCCCCCTCAGAGGCCAACTCACGGGCGATCCCGGCATGTGAAAGGAGATCGCCCCGGTTCGATGTGATCTCGACGTCGAGTGTCGCATCATCCAGGCCGAGGGCCGGCACGAATGCCTCACCCGGAGTGAAGGATCCACTCAATTCTAGAATCCCATCATGCTCCACCCCGAGACCTAACTCCTTGGCAGAGCATAGCATACCTTGAGACAGCTCACCTCGAATCTTCGCTTTCTTGATCTTGAAGTCGCCGGGGAGCAGCGAGCCAATGGGAGCGAACGGATAGTATGTGTCTGCGGTCACATTGGGGGCTCCACAGACGACCTGAACGATGCCGTCGCCGCCATCGACCTCACAAACCTTGAGTCGATCCGCGTTGGGGTGCTGCTCAGCCTTGAGCACCTTCCCTATCACAATGTCCCCTAATCCATCTCCGGGGCTCGAGATCTCCTCGACCGGTGCGCCTCGGAGTGCCAGATGGACTGAGAGCTCCTCCGGTGTTCCGGCGAGCCCGGGAACCATGTCCTTCAGCCATCGTGTGGACACGTTCAAGAGAACTGCTCCAGGAATCGCACATCGTTCTCGAAGAAGGTCCTCAGGTCACTCACTCCATGCTTCAACAGGGCGATTCGTGCCGGCCCCATGCCAAACGCCCATCCCGTGTATCGCTCTGGATCATAGCCAGCGTTCGCGAGCACATTGGGATCGACCATCCCTGCGCCCATGATCTCCAGCCAGTCGGTCTCTTCCCTGGTGCCGTCAGGCCGAGTAATGACGCGTTTCACGTCCACCTCAGCGCTCGGCTCGGTAAACGGGAAAAACGACGGACGGAAACGGACCTGAGTGTCCGGACCCCAGTAACGACGAGCGAATTCAGCCAGGGTA
This region of Longimicrobiales bacterium genomic DNA includes:
- the pheT gene encoding phenylalanine--tRNA ligase subunit beta, producing MSTRWLKDMVPGLAGTPEELSVHLALRGAPVEEISSPGDGLGDIVIGKVLKAEQHPNADRLKVCEVDGGDGIVQVVCGAPNVTADTYYPFAPIGSLLPGDFKIKKAKIRGELSQGMLCSAKELGLGVEHDGILELSGSFTPGEAFVPALGLDDATLDVEITSNRGDLLSHAGIARELASEGAGEVRLVDVPGADESEFAYLSDPAEVTGSGVTIRIEDPDLCSRYLGAVIRGVKIGSSPAWLQERLRGAGARPINNVVDATNYVLLELGQPMHAFDMNRLGGSAINVRRASASEAALTTLDGESRTLTSDMLLICDAEQPVAIGGVMGGQNSEVEDETTDLLLECALFDPKSIRKTRKALVMSTDASYRYERGVDPDGMRKAMERCIAVVLATAGGEVDGPILDCCPSPFETQLVDLRLSRIQHLLGIPFESAYVRELIEPLGFVVEGELDGVLHVRVPGFRSYDVTREVDLIEEVARTHGFDRFPETLGPQRPGNVPDHPLFLLEDQLRASLAAAGLFEAHTPAFAPPGEGDVEVANPLATTEPFMRSRMLPALLRRLEYNLAHGNRDVRLFEIGTTFRSAGKGNPPGEATHIAAVLTGLREPSHWSREDEPLAIWDLKVLVEDTAAIAYQEGPEVAPASTLQAPGPTAMVAPPQLDGAQTLVVRTGGGQVVGHGGRVLAGAVDLPVWAGEVWGLEIVLPAEPAPANAPTDVPLPQFPASERDLALLVPQTLAAGDVTARIKEVGGKDLEAVDLFDVYTGEGVQAGVRSVAFRLRFRSPKRTLKDKDVDKSVKAVLKRLEEDLGVRARG
- the rny gene encoding ribonuclease Y, whose translation is MITPPTMVAAAVGLVLGALLGFIVSRNRERTRQELEKQAGQDEASRILKRAESEAENARKAGEIAGREDGFRFRESWKIEENRRREEVERAERRAEERSDAFDRQADRLNSRELEQDARTASLHTREQGLESEAKEVATQSAQARGRLEKLAGMSQEEAKTELMADLEDIARAEAANSLREIKEQAQREAEKEGSKIVALAIQRMAADLTAETTVSVVQLPSDDMKGRIIGREGRNIRSFEQATGVDVIIDDTPEAVVLSAFDPVRRETARIALEKLVEDGRIHPGRIEEIVEKAGEEVEKGMVEAAEEVLYELGLHNIHPEIVRTLGRLKYRTSYGQNQLQHSREVALLAGSMAAEMGLDVQGTKRAAIMHDVGKGMTHEHEGTHVELGYRLCKKHDETPLVLNAIKAHHDAEPHFFAETFLVTAGDAISGSRPGARREMFDGYVKRLERLEELAMEQEGVARCFAIQAGRELRVMVEPEKVTDGEMAQISDTVARRIEAELQYPGQIKVVVVRETRTVDFAR
- a CDS encoding cell division protein ZapA encodes the protein MSPKTSVTVRIAGEEHTIRASAEPEYTRRCATMVDDRIHEIRMAAGLIEGHKAAILAALSIADECFQARDDLEKLRADLARQVDALAEQVERSIPS